A window of Rhodothermales bacterium genomic DNA:
AGACCTCGAGAGAGCGGACTGCGCTCCCACATGGCCACGTGTCCAGGAAGGTCTGACTCGTAGCCACGATCGGCTGGCCATCATATGGGTCGGTGATGTTGCAGACATTCTCCCAAGGCTGGGCCTGGGATGTCTGGGAGATTGAAAGGGAAACGCCGAAGACCATCAAGACGGTCAACAGGCGCAGGAATGTGGTAGATGTAGCGGTCATTTCTTTGGAAAGGGGTTGTTCAGGGGATTCGTCATCGTCCCACCAGGGGACTGGTTGCCGATGCCAGGACAAGGGCATTGAAGGGTTTGCGCAGGACCGGCCCATCCCTGGACCGGACGGCATCGCCTGTCATCAGCAAGACGGGAATGTGCGCGAGTCGGCTGTCCGCCGCCATGGCGGCCTTGAGGGCGCGACCATCCATGCGAGGCATGTTGATGTCGGCGACCACAAGGGCAATCCGGCGGGTCGGAATCGAGGTGAGCACGTCCAGTGCCTCCGCGCCGTCGGCGGCCTCAATGGACCGGTATCGGAACGCCGAGAGACACTGGCGGACGTAGGCCCTCAGGTCGGCATCGTCGTCCACAACAAGGATGATCGGTTCAGCAAGGGCCATGGCACGTCGTCTGGTTGAATGACGTCGCCAATCAACGACAGGGCCGTTTCCCTGCGCTTTTCCCTGCGTTCCGAACTGTTGTCCCTGCGTTCAAAAGGGACAAAAACACACCAATCCACGGCCTGGCGAGTGGCTAATGCGTGGCTCCGGAGTGGACCGCCGACGGAGGCACACCGTACGTGTCCCGGAACCGGGTGGAGAAATGGGCCACGCTCTTGAAGCCGACACCATAGGCCACTTCACTGACCGTTCCGGAGCCCGTCGAGAGCAGATCGTGTGCCCGGGACAGGCGCCGCTGCCAGAGGTAGTCCATGGGAGTCTGGTCCAATGCATCCTTGAAGCGGCGAAACAGGGTGGTTCGCCCCATGCCGACGGCTTCGGCCAGTGTCTGGACGGAGAAGTCGTCCTCGGACAGGCGCTCCTCGATGATGTCCAGCGCACGCTCGACGTCCGGGTCCGAAGCCCGCGGACGCGGCTCGGAAGCCGCCGCCGTGTAGTGCCGCTTCAACCGCTGACGGCCCACGAGGATGTTTTCCACCCGGATGAGCAGCTCGCGCATGTCGAAGGGTTTGGTCAGGTAATCGTCGGCACCCGTTCCCAGGCCCTCCAACCGGCTGTCCTGGGAGGCCCGGGCCGTCAACAGGAGAACGGGAATGAAATCGACGTCCGGATCCTGTTTGATGGCATCACACAGTTCGAATCCGTCCATGTCCGGCATCATGACATCGCTGATGACCAGATCCGGCAATGCCTCATGGACCATGTCCAGGGCCTCCTGCCCGTTGGATGCCTCGATAATCCGATAGCGGGGCGCCAGGTGGGTACGGATGTATGCCCTGACGTCGGCGTGGTCATCCACGACGAGAACGGTCGTGTTGACATCCGCGTCTGGTGCCAAGGGCGATGGAAGCTGGCTGAGCGCATCGTCCGGCTCGGCCATGGCGTCGTCCACGATGGGGAGCAAGGTGAAGGCGGGCGGCGCATCATCCTCTTCATCCAACACTTCATGGGGTGCCAGGTGCGCATGTCCGAACGGCAGCCGGATGGTGAACGTGGATCCTTCTCCGGGTGAACTGGCCAGCGAAACCGTGCCTCCGTGGTGGTCGACGAGGCTTTTCACGAGGGCGAGGCCAATGCCGGTGCCCTCACGTCGACGCGTCGAGCTCGTGTCGGCCTGATAGAATCGATCGAAGGCGCGTGCGGCTTCGGCCGGCTGCATCCCGGGGCCTTCATCGGAGACTTCAAGGATGGCTCCATCCGCGTCCGACCGGACCTGAACCGCGATGGCCTTTCCGGACGGCGTGAATTTGAAGGCGTTGCCCAGGAGGTTCGTCAACACCTTCTGGAAATGCTCCGGATCGATGTAGACCGTCACGGATTCATCGGGAATGCTGACATGGAACGGATGACCGTTGCGCTCGGCCTGCACCCGGAAGGCGGCACAGACGTGCCCGGTGAACCAGCCCAGGTCCACGGGGCGGGCCTCCAGGCGAAACTGGTCCGTTTCCATGCGCGAGACGTCCAGCAGCTGGTTGATCAATGTCAGCAGGCGTTGCCCGTTGCGGACGGCCGCTTGGATTTGCCTGCGCGCCGACTCGGTCAGTCCACCGTGCATGCCGGCCCGCAGGTCTTCCAGGGGACCCAGGATGAGGGTGAGCGGTGTTCGGAATTCATGGGAGATGTTGGCGAACAGGCGGGACTTGGCCTCATCCAGGCTGCGGAGTTCTTCGGCCTGGGCGGCGACCGTTTCTTTTTCGCGCTTCAGGTCCTCCGTCCGCTCCCGCACAATCCGGTTCAGATGGATCTCCCGGGCACGCAGCTGTTGAGTCCGCACCCGGTAGGCCGCGAACAGCAGCAGCCCGCCAATCAGCATCATCAGCGACCAGAACCACCGGGTTTCAAAGAACACCGGTGCCACGGAAAGGAGGGCCACGGCCTCTTCCGCTGACCAATCTCCCGCCCCCGAGCCACGCTGCAGTCGGAACACATAGTCTCCAGGTGGGACGTTGGTATAGGTGGCTTCCCGTTGTTCGCCGGCGTCCACCCAGTCGGGGTCGAACCCGTCCAACCGATAGCGGTAACGTTGGCGCTCCGGGTTGCGCAGGCTCATTCCGGAATACGTGACGGTGAAACGCTGCTCGTCCGGCCTCACGCGGGCGTGGCCGTCCCGTTGCAGGATGTTCACCCCATCCACCATGACCGCCTTTATCAGGGGCGGACGGGCGACCGGGGGCGTGAGGAGCGGCTCGTCCGGATCCACGACCGCCGCGCCGAAGAACGTGGGAAACCAGAGGGTGCCGTCGCTCGCTTTCACGGCCCGTGATCCCGTTGATTCCGGATTCACCAGACCGGACTCGGCGCCGAAGGACGTCACTGGGACGGTTGGCGCCGTTCCCTCGAAGAAGGCCTGCAGGTCAGCCAGGGCCACGCGTTGGATGCCCTTGTTGCCGTTCATCCAGAGGTTGCCATGGTCGTCTTCCAGTATGGCGGAGATGGCATTCTCGAACAGCCCGTCGGCTTCGGTAATCGCCTGGAACCCGTCGCCATCGAAGCGCAGCAGCCCCTGCCCGTAGGTACCCGCCCACAGCGTGCCACGGCTGTCCACATGGAGACTGCGGAAGTGGCTGGACGGCGCGCCGGTGTCGCGGGCGAAGCGGGCTTCCGACGTCCCGTCCACTCGGAAAAGTCCCGATTCCGTCGCGGCCCAGAGCACCCCGTCCGGCTGCAGGAGCACATCCCGGATGCCGAACTTGCCCTCTGTGAGCATTTGGAACGACGGTGCGTCGCCGAACGCATCCCGGAGGAGCACGGCGTCGTCCGACGTCCAGAACAACAGATCGTCCGAAGACCCGGCGACCGCCTTGAAATAGCCGCCAATTCTGGATTGGCTGGAATACTCGGCCACCCTCAGGGGTGCCTCGTCCGGACGATGTCGGACAATCGTAATGCGTACGGAGCCGTCCGGCAGTGGGACGCGCTCCGCCGTCAAGCGCTCCGTCCGGCTTCGTTCATGGATGGATTCTCCAGTCAGGAATGGTACGGGCTCGACCGTCTCGGAGTGTTGCGCTCCGGCCCCCCGGAATACCCGTTTTTTTACGTCGACCAACAGGACCGATCCATTTGCGCCGGGAGCCAACAGGGTCACGGCATCGTCTGCAATGGACGTCGTGGTCACGACCCGGACCGGATTCTTCCGGATGCGGAAAAGGCCTTGCGTGTACGTGCCTACCCACAACGTGCCTTCACTGTCCACGAACATGGGGGTCGCAGAGCCAGTCCGAAGGTCAAGGTCCAACACGTCCTTCGCCCCGATTCCGTTTTCCGGATACTTGACGAGTCTCGAACCTTCGCGGACCCACAGTGCCTTCTCGGCGGTCAGCACCTGTGGGCACGAGGACGCGGGGATATCGAAGTTGGCAACGACACGACCATCCATGGATCGGAGGATGAGTCGCGTGCCCTGCCGCTCCATGGCCACCACGGATCCTGCCCCGGCGTCGTACATGATGTACTCCCCGGCAGTTGGCAATGCGGGTTCGGGGCCGGATTCTTCCAACTTGTAGATCATCCAGGAGGATGCCCCCGTGTTTGCGCATACGCCGGGTACGCGCGCGGTGGCTTTGCCGGCCGACATCCACGCCTGGCCGGACCGGTCCACCCTGAACATGAAAATGGACAATCCTTCGTCCATCGGGAGGCGTCGGGGCACGCCGTCGTGCGTGTCGAACCGGTACAGGCCCCCGCTGCCAGCTGGGACGCCCCACAGGCGACCCGCCCCGTCGCGGGTGAACGTGTTGAGGGTCATGACGCTGTCGTCGACGCCTCCGTGCCGGACCAGACTGTCGCCCCGGACGAACAGGATATCGGAGCCATCGGCACTTCCACCGCGGGCGACGGCGGCCACGGAATCGGCGGTGACCGCGCTCAATCCGATGAACAGCGGGGAGTTGAGGGGCGGGTGGATGCGCTGCGTGAGATCTTCGAACGCATAACCGTCGAACCGGGCGAGACCATTGTTGGTGGCCACCCAGAGGTATCCATCCGGGGATTGGTCCACGCCATAGATCTGGTTTCCCGGCAATCCGTGGCGCCCGTCGAACAACGTGACGTTGTACCTGGGGAGCTGTTGGATCTGCGCCGTGCCGTCAATCGGAAACAGCACGCAGAAAAGCGCTATGGACGCGAGTAATCGCGGCATGGAGGGGGAAAGTAGTAGCCTGTGGGCGACGAGCCTGGAATCGGGAGGAATCGCAGGTCATCCTCAAACTACGTTTCCGCGGACTTCCAATGCGAAGGAGATCCTGGTGGATCCACACCGTGGTCAGGTTTTTGAAGACCCGGCGTACGCGTTGCTATCCAGGAACGCATCCCGTATTATTGCGCCCATGTTCACGAACCGCACAGAGCGCCGCCGACTTCCCGTCCGACGTATGACCCCGATGGGCCATCCGGCAGTCCGTGCACGCGTGTAGTGTAGACCATTGACACCCATGTTGCAGCGCTGATCCGGATCCCGGGTCGGCGCTTTTTTTTGCCCGTACTTTCCCTGTTCCACTTCGCCAACTCCTGATAATTGCCCATGTCCATTTTGGTAGCCTTCAGCGGGGGACTCGATACGTCCTTCTGTGTACCGTGGCTGAAAGAAGAATACAACCTGCCCATCACGACGGTGACCGTCGACACGGGTGGCCTGTCGGCCCGCGAGCGCGCGGCCATCGAGAAGCGCGCACTGGAACTCGGCGCCGAGCGCCATATCCTGGTCGATGCGCGTCAGGATCTGTTCGAGACACAGATCCAGTACCTCATCAAGGGAAATGTGCTGCGCGGTGACGTGTATCCGCTGAGCGTGGGCCCGGACCGGGTCGTACAGGCGCGGCACGTGGTCCGCGTGGCAAAGGAATTGGATGCGAAGTACGTGGCACACGGCTCCACCGGGGCCGGTAACGATCAGATCCGGTTCGATGTGGCGCTGTCGGTGCTGGCGCGGGGCCTGGAAGTGCTCACGCCCATCCGGGACGGAAACCTGTCGCGGGCCGATACGACGGCGTTCCTGAAGGCCCGGGGATTCGACGTTCCGGCCTCCACGACCACCTATTCCATCAATACCGGCATGTGGGGAACGACCATCGGCGGGCGCGAGACGCTGGGCACGAAGCAGCCGCTGCCGGATGATGCGTATCCGGGCACGGTCAACCCGGCCGATGCGCCCGATGAGGCCCAGACCATCGAAATCGCCTTCGAAAAGGGCGTCCCGGTGGCACTCGAAGGGGCGCCGCTGGATCCTGTAAACCTCATTGAAGCCCTGAACGAAATGGGCGCGGCCCACGGGGTGGGCCGCGCCATCCATGTGGGTGACACCATCCTGGGCATAAAAGGCCGCGTGGCGTTCGAGGCACCGGCGGCGCTCGTCCTCATCCAGGCCCACCGGGAGCTCGAAAAACTGGTGCTCACCCGCTGGCAGCGGTACCACAAGGACCAATTGGCGGATTTCTACGGTATGATGGTGCATGAGGCCCAGTACTTCGATCCCGCACTCCGGGATATCGAGGCGCTGTTCAATGCTTCGCAGGAGTATGTGACCGGCACCGTGTCGGTCCGGCTGTTCAAAGGCCACTCCAGCGTGGAGGGTGCGGAGAGCCCGTATTCCATGTTCAATACGTCCGTCGCCACATACGGTGAGACCAACACCCTCTGGGATGGTCGGGATGCCCGCGGATTCGCGCGTATCCTGGGTGTCCAGTCCATGTTGTCTCCATCCAATCGGGACCAGTCATGATGAAAGACACCAAGCAGATTCACGCCACCTACGTATCGTCCACCGCGGCCGTGACGGGCATCACGAAAGACGTCACCGTTTCGGACTACGTGGTGGCCCAGGAAGGCTACTGTCTGGTGGTCGAGGCGCTTGAATCGAAACCGCATTACAACCAGATCGAGTGCGAGGACGGCGAGTTCCGCACCATCGCCCAGGGGGACATCCTGGTCGGCGTGCTCGGCGAGCGGAAAGCGCTGAAGGGATACAGCGGCGTGGTGCCGCGCTCGGCGCATCCGGGAGACACGCTGCACGTGTTGAACATAGGCGGCGTCATTGGCACCTGCACGTCGGATCATCCCGATCTCGGGCCGGCGCTGCGTGTGAAAGTCATCGGGGCGGCCATGGTGGAGCTCAACGGTCGTCTGGTCCATGCGCGCATCCAGGACTTTGCACTGCAGCCCATTGAGCGCCTGGAGCAATCCGTGCCGCTCGTGTTCATCAGCGGGACGGCCATGAATACCGGCAAGACGTGGGCCGCGTGCGAGCTCGTGCAGCGCCTGACGGGGCACGGGCTGAAGGTGTGTGCGGCGAAGGCCACGGGTGTGGCGCTCATGCGCGACATCAATACCATCAAGCGCCACGGGGCAGTACGCGTCATGTCGTTCACTGACGTGGGGCTCGTATCGTCCACCTCGAAGGCCATGTCCTCGTACGTGAAGGCCATCATCAAGGAGCTCTCGCGGGAGGAGCCGGACGTGATCGTGATTGAGCTCGGCGACGGGATCATCGGGTATTACGGCGTGGATGAGCTTTTGCAGGACAAGGAATTGCAGGCTTTCGCGGCAGCGCACATCGTAGCCGCCGTGGACCTTGCAGGCGTGTGGGCTGCCCAGCAACTGTTCAAGGAGCGGTACCATGCCGAAATCACGTGCATCACGGGACCCGTGACGGACAACGGCGTCGGACAGCAATACATCCGGCAGGTCATGGGCCTTGCGGCCATCAACGCCCGCGAGGAACCGGCCCGCATGGGCAATGTGGTAGCGGCGCGTTTGAACAAGAAAAAGGGACTCATGGAGTTGGCCAATGAATCGGACATCGGATAGCCCCGTCCGCGTCGGCATCCTGCACGGCGCCGGTTACGTGGGGCGCGAGGTCATCGGCCTCGTGCTCCGGCATCCGGGCCTGCGCCTGGTGGCC
This region includes:
- a CDS encoding response regulator; the protein is MPRLLASIALFCVLFPIDGTAQIQQLPRYNVTLFDGRHGLPGNQIYGVDQSPDGYLWVATNNGLARFDGYAFEDLTQRIHPPLNSPLFIGLSAVTADSVAAVARGGSADGSDILFVRGDSLVRHGGVDDSVMTLNTFTRDGAGRLWGVPAGSGGLYRFDTHDGVPRRLPMDEGLSIFMFRVDRSGQAWMSAGKATARVPGVCANTGASSWMIYKLEESGPEPALPTAGEYIMYDAGAGSVVAMERQGTRLILRSMDGRVVANFDIPASSCPQVLTAEKALWVREGSRLVKYPENGIGAKDVLDLDLRTGSATPMFVDSEGTLWVGTYTQGLFRIRKNPVRVVTTTSIADDAVTLLAPGANGSVLLVDVKKRVFRGAGAQHSETVEPVPFLTGESIHERSRTERLTAERVPLPDGSVRITIVRHRPDEAPLRVAEYSSQSRIGGYFKAVAGSSDDLLFWTSDDAVLLRDAFGDAPSFQMLTEGKFGIRDVLLQPDGVLWAATESGLFRVDGTSEARFARDTGAPSSHFRSLHVDSRGTLWAGTYGQGLLRFDGDGFQAITEADGLFENAISAILEDDHGNLWMNGNKGIQRVALADLQAFFEGTAPTVPVTSFGAESGLVNPESTGSRAVKASDGTLWFPTFFGAAVVDPDEPLLTPPVARPPLIKAVMVDGVNILQRDGHARVRPDEQRFTVTYSGMSLRNPERQRYRYRLDGFDPDWVDAGEQREATYTNVPPGDYVFRLQRGSGAGDWSAEEAVALLSVAPVFFETRWFWSLMMLIGGLLLFAAYRVRTQQLRAREIHLNRIVRERTEDLKREKETVAAQAEELRSLDEAKSRLFANISHEFRTPLTLILGPLEDLRAGMHGGLTESARRQIQAAVRNGQRLLTLINQLLDVSRMETDQFRLEARPVDLGWFTGHVCAAFRVQAERNGHPFHVSIPDESVTVYIDPEHFQKVLTNLLGNAFKFTPSGKAIAVQVRSDADGAILEVSDEGPGMQPAEAARAFDRFYQADTSSTRRREGTGIGLALVKSLVDHHGGTVSLASSPGEGSTFTIRLPFGHAHLAPHEVLDEEDDAPPAFTLLPIVDDAMAEPDDALSQLPSPLAPDADVNTTVLVVDDHADVRAYIRTHLAPRYRIIEASNGQEALDMVHEALPDLVISDVMMPDMDGFELCDAIKQDPDVDFIPVLLLTARASQDSRLEGLGTGADDYLTKPFDMRELLIRVENILVGRQRLKRHYTAAASEPRPRASDPDVERALDIIEERLSEDDFSVQTLAEAVGMGRTTLFRRFKDALDQTPMDYLWQRRLSRAHDLLSTGSGTVSEVAYGVGFKSVAHFSTRFRDTYGVPPSAVHSGATH
- a CDS encoding argininosuccinate synthase; protein product: MSILVAFSGGLDTSFCVPWLKEEYNLPITTVTVDTGGLSARERAAIEKRALELGAERHILVDARQDLFETQIQYLIKGNVLRGDVYPLSVGPDRVVQARHVVRVAKELDAKYVAHGSTGAGNDQIRFDVALSVLARGLEVLTPIRDGNLSRADTTAFLKARGFDVPASTTTYSINTGMWGTTIGGRETLGTKQPLPDDAYPGTVNPADAPDEAQTIEIAFEKGVPVALEGAPLDPVNLIEALNEMGAAHGVGRAIHVGDTILGIKGRVAFEAPAALVLIQAHRELEKLVLTRWQRYHKDQLADFYGMMVHEAQYFDPALRDIEALFNASQEYVTGTVSVRLFKGHSSVEGAESPYSMFNTSVATYGETNTLWDGRDARGFARILGVQSMLSPSNRDQS
- a CDS encoding response regulator gives rise to the protein MALAEPIILVVDDDADLRAYVRQCLSAFRYRSIEAADGAEALDVLTSIPTRRIALVVADINMPRMDGRALKAAMAADSRLAHIPVLLMTGDAVRSRDGPVLRKPFNALVLASATSPLVGR